A stretch of the Rosa rugosa chromosome 5, drRosRugo1.1, whole genome shotgun sequence genome encodes the following:
- the LOC133710372 gene encoding uncharacterized protein LOC133710372 — protein sequence MLAGVKFIPRDQIDKDENLNASAKQKQKKSSGNKKGKRRRERSSGYSSSDGEELERIKKGSKKKWYSSDEYSSSSYSSGNESKESSDRDRKKCLNKKKKRLSSSRKDYSSEDLSSASDSYSDRKDKRKKRSRKDGRKKSRDRSQAGMEDDEYSDGGRGTSTVKDGEIVRKKIGLEWMLRPEGKERTPTITVEDQPKETPVEETKKVSPRELNPYFKDEGSGYPEDYDEPKAGGDRLLPSSVVGDGGASWRLKALKRAKEQATREGQGLHEVVEERWGSLGKLAASVGSNKAAPSRAHLHAIQSRRKGVSEEQQPGSNNDMDKKDTSRPYLKDVSIRHPKMKEPKVQGSLSWGKQKGQKSRDVSTKDSALLADAVSSINRFSNDGSFLSELIRKQTNDSRNPVNENVLDTRKPSEASAAASKGELSANQLAAKAFQLRMKGKHEEAEVLLQEVENLKAKQGGGDNPMRPQYERGTNRYAMQDMSLRQKKKDDDGDMHLAKKIMQNKKYSISGQADDEYDFDDGPMRKSKKKQGSDDRKVTQKNTFANRFSIQQERCLFCFENPKRPAHLVVAIGNYSYLMLPQQKPVVDGHCYILPMQHVPATRTLDDHVWEEIRNFKKCLIMMFAKQEKDVVFLETVMGLAQQRRHCISECIPLPQDIAKDAPLYFKKAIDEAEDEWSQHNAKKLIDTSVKGLRGSVPANFPYFHVEFSLKKGFVHVIDDETQFNSSLGLNVIRGMLELPAEDMHRRGRYEPVEAQKQAVKRFDQDWAPFDWTKQLHQS from the exons ATGCTTGCTGGAGTGAAGTTCATACCTCGAGACCAGATTGATAAA GATGAGAATTTGAATGCTTCTGCgaaacagaaacagaagaagagctCAGGTAATAAGAAGGGTAAGCGTAGGAGGGAAAGGAGTTCTGGATATAGTAGTTCGGATGGCGAAGAGCTTGAGAGAATAAAGAAGGGATCTAAAAAAAAGTGGTATTCATCGGATGagtactcatcatcatcatattcttcGGGAAATGAAAGTAAGGAAAGTTCTGACCGAGATAGAAAGAAGTGTCtgaataagaaaaagaagagattgaGTAGCAGTAGAAAAGATTATAGTTCAGAAGATCTTTCATCTGCTTCTGATAGTTATTCTGATAGGAAAGACAAGCGCAAGAAGAGAAGCCGAAAAGATGGAAGGAAAAAGAGTAGAGATAGAAGTCAGGCAGGTATGGAGGATGATGAATATTCTG ACGGTGGTAGAGGAACTAGTACGGTGAAAGATGGGGAAATTGTGAGGAAGAAAATTGGGTTGGAGTGGATGCTTAGACCTGAAGGAAAAGAGAGAACACCTACTATTACTGTCGAGGACCAGCCAAAAGAAACTCCAGTTGAAGAG ACAAAGAAGGTCAGTCCTAGGGAATTAAATCCATATTTTAAGGATGAGGGAAGTGGTTATCCAGAAGACTATGATGAACCTAAAGCTGGTGGGGACCGACTTTTACCTTCCTCTGTTGTTGGGGATGGAGGTGCAAGTTGGAGACTTAAAGCATTGAAGCGGGCAAAAGAGCAAGCAACTCGAGAAGGACAAGGGCTCCACGAG GTTGTTGAGGAGCGTTGGGGTTCTCTCGGTAAACTAGCGGCCTCTGTGGGATCAAATAAAGCAGCCCCATCTCGTGCTCATCTACATGCAATACAAAGTAGAAGGAAAGGGGTGAGTGAGGAACAGCAGCCAGGTTCCAACAATGACATGGATAAGAAG GACACTAGCCGGCCCTACCTAAAGGATGTATCTATCCGACATCCCAAAATGAAGGAGCCTAAAGTTCAAGGTTCTTTATCCTGGGGAAAGCAAAAGGGTCAAAAGAGTCGGGATGTCTCTACCAAGGACTCTGCTCTTCTAGCAGATGCAGTGTCTAGCATAAACAGGTTTTCCAATGATGGAAGCTTCCTGAGTGAACTTATTCGTAAGCAGACTAATGATTCTAGGAATCCTGTTAACGAAAATGTACTCGACACGAGAAAACCCAGCGAAGCCAGTGCTGCTGCCTCTAAGGGTGAACTGAGTGCGAACCAGTTGGCAGCTAAGGCTTTTCAGCTTCGTATGAAAGGGAAGCATGAAGAAGCTGAAGTACTTCTG CAAGAAGTAGAAAACCTAAAGGCAAAGCAGGGTGGTGGTGATAATCCGATGAGACCACAATATGAAAGAGGTACAAACAG ATATGCTATGCAGGATATGTCTCTTCgtcaaaagaaaaaggatgatgatggtgacaTGCATCTAGCCAAAAAGATAATGCAGAACAAAAAATATAGTATATCTGGTCAGGCAGATGATGAATACGACTTTGATGATGGTCCAATGAGAAAGTCTAAAAAGAAGCAGGGAAGTGATGATCGCAAGGTCACCCAGAAGAATACATTTGCAAATCGTTTCTCCATTCAGCAAGAACGCTGCCTTTTCTGCTTTGAAAATCCAAAGAGACCAGCGCATCTGGTTGTGGCAATTGGAAATTATTCATATTTGATGTTGCCACAGCAGAAGCCTGTTGTGGATGGTCATTGCTACATTTTGCCGATGCAG CATGTACCAGCCACAAGAACTCTTGATGATCATGTGTGGGAAGAAATTCGAAATTTCAAGAAATGCCTTATTATGATGTTTGCGAAGCAAGAGAAGGATGTTGTCTTCCTTGAAACAGTGATGGGGTTAGCTCAACAGCGCCGCCACTGTATAAGCGAGTGTATTCCTTTGCCCCAGGATATAGCTAAAGACGCTCCATTATATTTTAAAAAG GCAATTGATGAAGCTGAAGATGAGTGGAGCCAACACAATGCCAAAAAACTTATTGATACAAGTGTAAAGGGACTGCGAGGTTCAGTTCCAGCTAATTTTCCATATTTCCACGTGGAGTTTAGTTTAAAGAAGGGGTTTGTCCACGTGATTGATGATGAAACACAGTTCAATAGCAGCCTTGGCCTGAATGTTATAAGAGGCATGCTTGAGTTGCCTGCAGAAGACATGCATCGCCGTGGACGATATGAGCCAGTGGAAGCGCAAAAGCAAGCCGTTAAGAGGTTTGATCAAGATTGGGCGCCGTTTGACTGGACAAAACAGCTTCATCAATCCTAA
- the LOC133708123 gene encoding glu S.griseus protease inhibitor-like yields MADQCEGKDSWPELLGAQGTVAKETIESENSLVKAEIVLEGTIVPINIRRQCDRVRVWVDTDGIVTRVPVIG; encoded by the exons ATGGCTGATCAATGCGAAG GTAAGGATTCATGGCCCGAACTGTTGGGAGCTCAGGGGACAGTTGCAAAGGAAACAATTGAGAGCGAAAACTCTTTAGTCAAGGCAGAGATCGTGCTAGAAGGAACAATTGTCCCTATTAATATCCGGAGACAGTGTGATAGGGTTCGTGTTTGGGTCGATACAGATGGCATTGTTACCAGGGTCCCTGTCATTGGGTGA
- the LOC133709394 gene encoding UPF0481 protein At3g47200-like, with the protein MSANHRSGRDHTVIDILDDSEKSTNCIFRVPNVLWRQNPKAYTPDVVSIGPFHHYLEKRGKKEGQGGKKGNGEKYFQLMERVKTRYLNEILAGMQNITMEELTAKVTELSDQKNEGDFEQRARNFYAEPLHFSSEEFIKMMIVDGCFLIQLFRKCDDPKLRALYDPVFNMDCMFHFLCHDILLLENQLPWFVIHILYDLTHDIYRDEASLSILIMKALSILPSLKQSCSSYNKHLRRNNCHFAADYLHILDLIRSSIVIPLRTIEERPHKAAGKESMSNPEEHEVDSGNKHKGNNEVVHEAILDPDLHQIRTASELSKADIKFKSVEKKSIMDIQFKEGRWYRNGILEIPPLNVGMSSETLFRNLIAIEQCYHGYSNEITSYAIFMDNLISSKEDMELLCKKKVIGNLMSDEDGCKFFSNLYKDIPHNKFYYVELCKKVNARYNMRWYTWLALLKFEKFSNPWKVLAFVVAIIALTLTAWSQTNLIRINWHK; encoded by the coding sequence ATGTCCGCAAATCATAGAAGTGGTAGAGATCATACAGTTATCGATATTCTCGATGACAGCGAGAAAAGCACGAATTGCATCTTCAGAGTTCCTAACGTGCTCTGGAGACAAAATCCAAAAGCATATACACCTGATGTTGTTTCAATCGGACCTTTTCATCATTATCTAGAAAAGCGAGGGAAGAAGGAAGGTCAAGGAGGCAAGAAAGGCAATGGCGAAAAATATTTCCAACTTATGGAACGAGTGAAAACTCGCTATTTGAATGAAATTCTCGCTGGTATGCAGAATATAACTATGGAAGAGTTGACAGCCAAAGTTACTGAGCTCTCAGATCAAAAGAATGAAGGCGATTTTGAGCAACGCGCGCGCAATTTTTATGCAGAGCCACTTCATTTTTCCTCTGAAGAGTTCATCAAGATGATGATAGTTGACGGTTGCTTCCTAATTCAACTGTTTCGGAAGTGTGACGATCCAAAACTCAGGGCCTTATATGACCCGGTGTTCAACATGGACTGTATGTTTCATTTCCTATGCCATGACATTTTGCTCCTAGAAAATCAACTACCTTGGTTTGTTATCCACATTTTGTATGACCTTACCCATGATATATACCGTGATGAAGCTTCCCTCTCTATTCTCATCATGAAAGCGCTCAGCATACTACCATCACTGAAGCAAAGTTGCTCATCTTATAATAAGCATCTCCGCCGAAACAATTGTCATTTTGCTGCTGATTATCTGCACATACTTGATCTGATAAGAAGTTCCATAGTAATTCCATTAAGGACCATAGAAGAGAGACCGCATAAAGCAGCTGGAAAAGAATCCATGTCCAACCCTGAAGAGCATGAAGTTGACTCTGGGAACAAACACAAGGGAAACAATGAAGTCGTTCATGAAGCTATCCTTGACCCAGATCTACACCAAATTCGTACCGCAAGCGAACTCTCAAAGGCAGACATTAAATTCAAAAGCGTCGAAAAGAAGAGCATAATGGACATCCAATTCAAAGAGGGTAGGTGGTACAGGAATGGGATTCTTGAGATTCCACCGCTAAACGTTGGAATGTCATCGGAAACATTATTCAGGAACCTCATTGCAATTGAGCAATGCTACCATGGCTATTCAAACGAGATAACATCTTATGCTATCTTTATGGATAACCTCATCTCTTCAAAGGAAGATATGGAATTACTCTGCAAGAAAAAAGTAATAGGTAACTTGATGAGTGATGAGGATGGCTGTAAGTTTTTCAGCAACCTTTACAAGGACATCCCGCACAACAAGTTCTACTATGTTGAGCTGTGCAAAAAAGTGAATGCTCGTTACAATATGAGATGGTATACATGGTTGGCTTTACTCAAGTTTGAAAAGTTTTCTAACCCCTGGAAGGTTTTGGCTTTCGTGGTAGCTATTATCGCTTTGACTCTCACCGCGTGGAGTCAGACAAACCTCATTCGGATTAACTGGCATAAGTGA